A single region of the Chelmon rostratus isolate fCheRos1 chromosome 5, fCheRos1.pri, whole genome shotgun sequence genome encodes:
- the LOC121607294 gene encoding DNA-dependent protein kinase catalytic subunit-like isoform X1, with amino-acid sequence MLDHSFRERSVRKTRGKQLVEEVPRRWKSLQSWWEGHSSTPESKTATLLLLSKLLQIDSSVCSDINHEAFRPVFSTFTMLLVDMNLPLTSRYGEDIRQITSNDFFDESQALLVLPFFTILPEEPLAELQRALDALVASHFPMQSDEFAKGSLQRNNYMDCVRKLLDALELSQSPLLLKLMAGILCRDRKHIMEEHFQTCFQRIAKRSSSERQLQLMCAVYGVIQRGDVLMSSTQLT; translated from the exons ATGCTGGACCACAGCTTTAGGGAGCGCTCTGTGAGGAAGACTCGGGGAAAACAGCTGGTCGAAGAGGTGCCGAGACGATGGAAAAGCCTGCAGTCGTGGTGGGAAGGACACTCGTCAACTCCAGAGAGCAAAACTGCCactcttctgctgctctccaaGCTCCTACAG ATCGactcctctgtctgctctgataTCAACCATGAAGCATTCAGGCCGGTGTTTTCCACTTTCACTATGCTGCTGGTTGACATGAATCTGCCTCTGACCTCAAGGTATGGAGAGGATATACGGCAGATTACTTCAAATGACTTTTTTGATGAA AGTCAGGCCCTGTTGGTGTTGCCCTTCTTCACAATTCTCCCAGAGGAGCCactggctgagctgcagagagctctGGACGCCCTGGTAGCTTCCCACTTCCCCATGCAGTCAGATGAGTTTGCTAAGGGCTCGCTTCAGCGCAACAACTACATGGACTGTGTCCGAAAG tTGCTGGATGCCCTAGAGCTTTCTCAGAGCCCCCTCCTGCTCAAACTGATGGCAGGGATTCTGTGTCGAGATAGAAAACACATCATGGAGGAGCACTTCCAAACCTGTTTCCAAAGAATTGCAAAGCG GTCAAGCAGCGAGcggcagctgcagctaatgtgtGCAGTGTATGGAGTGATCCAGCGGGGCGACGTGCTGATGAGCTCCACTCAGCTGACATGA
- the LOC121607294 gene encoding DNA-dependent protein kinase catalytic subunit-like isoform X2, producing MLDHSFRERSVRKTRGKQLVEEVPRRWKSLQSWWEGHSSTPESKTATLLLLSKLLQIDSSVCSDINHEAFRPVFSTFTMLLVDMNLPLTSRYGEDIRQITSNDFFDESQALLVLPFFTILPEEPLAELQRALDALVASHFPMQSDEFAKGSLQRNNYMDCVRKLLDALELSQSPLLLKLMAGILCRDRKHIMEEHFQTCFQRIAKRLVKASKPFFSQKS from the exons ATGCTGGACCACAGCTTTAGGGAGCGCTCTGTGAGGAAGACTCGGGGAAAACAGCTGGTCGAAGAGGTGCCGAGACGATGGAAAAGCCTGCAGTCGTGGTGGGAAGGACACTCGTCAACTCCAGAGAGCAAAACTGCCactcttctgctgctctccaaGCTCCTACAG ATCGactcctctgtctgctctgataTCAACCATGAAGCATTCAGGCCGGTGTTTTCCACTTTCACTATGCTGCTGGTTGACATGAATCTGCCTCTGACCTCAAGGTATGGAGAGGATATACGGCAGATTACTTCAAATGACTTTTTTGATGAA AGTCAGGCCCTGTTGGTGTTGCCCTTCTTCACAATTCTCCCAGAGGAGCCactggctgagctgcagagagctctGGACGCCCTGGTAGCTTCCCACTTCCCCATGCAGTCAGATGAGTTTGCTAAGGGCTCGCTTCAGCGCAACAACTACATGGACTGTGTCCGAAAG tTGCTGGATGCCCTAGAGCTTTCTCAGAGCCCCCTCCTGCTCAAACTGATGGCAGGGATTCTGTGTCGAGATAGAAAACACATCATGGAGGAGCACTTCCAAACCTGTTTCCAAAGAATTGCAAAGCGGTTAGTAAAGGCTTCAAAACCATTCTTCAGTCAGAAGTCATGA